The following proteins come from a genomic window of Tepidiforma thermophila:
- a CDS encoding lamin tail domain-containing protein codes for MPRSGRTILLLLACLAFVTASLLPAGPGARRAAAGGNLLENPAFQPPVDDAWSLNGLEPDGDAFRLTLDRATVSQVAPAEPGNRYDAAVRLSGQTGVTARLRLEFWKTEGPIAAATVSSPEYQLSANLRLDVMTPSAPPGTLFAIFVIELRGQVGAPVGLVEASLVESAGSPTPTPTATPTPTATPTPTPAGDAGTGAGDGASGGTPRAPTPTRTPTPTKTPTPTKTPTPPRLSTPRPTPTLPPTATPTLPPGSASGGLLRNGDFEVVQSGRPAYWSKVGGELRASSDAYEGRYAGCLDSDTSSTKWLYQSVPVEGGAWYEAAAWASATGGDAFIRVTWYTSADGSGTGGDQSDSEPASGSWVRLATGPLQAPADARSARVRLMLRPGSAAATACFDDAWFGEVDEPPPTPTPAPRATAAPTKAASGAASTPKPSPTPRPSSRGQSPAPPPAQAQAAGPSLGSVRITEFMSDSPESGRDAPYEWVELFNPGPGDVDLAGWVIADAASSDTLPSLVIPAGGYAVVAGSAATFDPAVPVVRVPDGEIGNGPGNAGDVLRLRDPSGRIVDELSFGSRTDVFDPAPPAPEAGETLGLRDPLAEPDPGLWAVTSRPTPGEPNAFPARRTGAVAGASSAGTAAGTTSPPGARPASSIQVDESGDGGSVVPWMVLGGLAGVSVGMIGAALARPIRRFLERRRKSPPPPGSGDPPAAT; via the coding sequence ATGCCGCGGAGCGGACGAACCATCCTTCTCCTGCTGGCGTGCCTCGCATTCGTCACCGCCTCGCTGCTGCCTGCCGGCCCCGGCGCCCGGCGCGCCGCAGCCGGGGGCAACCTGCTCGAAAACCCCGCCTTCCAGCCGCCCGTCGATGACGCCTGGAGCCTGAACGGGCTCGAACCGGACGGCGACGCCTTCCGCCTCACCCTCGACCGGGCCACCGTCTCCCAGGTCGCGCCTGCCGAGCCCGGCAACCGCTACGACGCCGCTGTCCGCCTCTCCGGCCAAACCGGCGTCACGGCCCGCCTCCGCCTCGAGTTCTGGAAAACCGAAGGCCCAATCGCCGCGGCGACCGTTTCCTCCCCCGAGTACCAGCTCAGCGCGAATCTCCGCCTCGATGTCATGACGCCGTCCGCGCCCCCCGGCACCCTTTTCGCAATCTTCGTCATCGAGCTGCGCGGCCAGGTCGGCGCACCCGTCGGTCTCGTCGAAGCCAGCCTTGTCGAATCAGCCGGCAGCCCGACACCGACGCCGACGGCAACCCCGACGCCCACCGCTACCCCAACCCCGACCCCCGCGGGTGATGCCGGTACCGGCGCCGGGGACGGCGCGTCCGGCGGCACCCCGCGCGCTCCAACCCCGACCCGGACGCCAACGCCGACGAAAACCCCGACCCCCACCAAAACCCCGACGCCGCCCCGCCTGAGCACGCCCCGGCCGACGCCCACCCTGCCCCCAACCGCCACCCCCACCCTGCCGCCCGGCTCCGCCTCCGGGGGCCTCCTCCGCAACGGCGACTTCGAGGTGGTCCAGTCCGGCAGGCCGGCCTACTGGTCCAAAGTCGGCGGCGAGCTCCGCGCCTCCTCCGATGCCTACGAAGGCCGCTACGCCGGCTGCCTCGATTCCGATACCTCCTCGACCAAGTGGCTCTACCAGTCCGTACCCGTCGAGGGCGGCGCCTGGTACGAAGCTGCCGCCTGGGCCTCGGCCACCGGCGGCGATGCCTTCATCCGGGTCACCTGGTACACCTCCGCCGACGGCTCCGGCACCGGCGGCGACCAGTCCGATAGCGAGCCCGCCTCGGGCAGCTGGGTACGTCTCGCGACCGGCCCGCTCCAGGCGCCCGCCGACGCCCGCTCCGCCCGCGTCCGGCTCATGCTCCGCCCCGGCAGCGCTGCCGCAACCGCCTGCTTCGACGACGCGTGGTTCGGCGAGGTCGACGAACCCCCGCCCACGCCAACGCCCGCGCCGCGCGCAACCGCCGCTCCGACGAAGGCGGCTTCTGGCGCGGCCTCGACCCCGAAACCCTCCCCGACCCCACGGCCCTCGAGCCGGGGCCAGTCCCCCGCGCCGCCGCCCGCCCAGGCCCAGGCTGCCGGTCCGTCGCTCGGCTCGGTGCGCATTACCGAGTTCATGAGCGACTCGCCCGAATCCGGCCGCGACGCGCCCTACGAATGGGTCGAGCTGTTCAACCCCGGCCCCGGCGACGTCGACCTCGCCGGCTGGGTCATCGCCGACGCGGCCTCGTCCGATACCCTCCCCTCCCTCGTCATCCCTGCCGGCGGCTACGCCGTCGTTGCCGGTTCCGCCGCAACGTTCGACCCGGCGGTTCCCGTCGTGCGTGTCCCCGACGGCGAAATCGGCAACGGCCCCGGCAATGCCGGCGATGTCCTCCGCCTCCGGGACCCCTCCGGCCGCATCGTCGACGAACTCTCTTTCGGAAGCCGTACCGACGTCTTCGACCCCGCGCCGCCCGCGCCGGAAGCCGGAGAGACGCTCGGCCTCCGCGATCCCCTTGCCGAACCCGACCCAGGGCTCTGGGCGGTTACCTCCCGCCCGACTCCCGGCGAGCCGAACGCCTTTCCGGCCCGGCGGACCGGGGCGGTCGCCGGCGCGTCCTCGGCCGGCACCGCCGCCGGCACGACGTCCCCTCCAGGCGCGCGCCCGGCGTCCAGCATCCAGGTCGACGAAAGCGGCGACGGCGGCTCCGTCGTTCCCTGGATGGTCCTCGGCGGCCTCGCAGGTGTCTCCGTTGGGATGATCGGCGCCGCCCTCGCCCGCCCCATCCGCCGCTTCCTCGAGCGCCGGCGGAAATCGCCGCCCCCGCCGGGGTCCGGCGACCCGCCCGCGGCCACCTGA